The following proteins are encoded in a genomic region of Rhizobium sp. ZPR4:
- a CDS encoding ABC transporter permease, producing the protein MSTLIDIIASAGLWAAVLRIATPLIFGTLGALLCERAGVLNLGIEGIMTFGAMIGWLSVYHGADLWTGLLVAAIAGGIFGLLHSVLTVTLGLSQHVSGLGVTLFASSFSYYVFRLIVPVAGTPPTITPFQPIAIPGLSTLPFIGPALFTQTAPTYLAILVALVMAYLIFRTPIGLAIRMTGENPHAAEAQGLNPMRIRYGAIIAGSALMGMGGAFLTLSAFNSFFPTMVQGRGWICIALVVFSSWRPGRALFGALLFAFFDAFQLRLQTAVQGVPYQIFLMTPYILSIVALAIMSRRARVPQALMQPYRRGER; encoded by the coding sequence ATGAGCACCCTGATCGACATCATTGCTTCAGCCGGACTTTGGGCTGCCGTATTGCGGATTGCAACGCCCCTGATCTTCGGCACGCTCGGCGCGCTGCTTTGCGAGCGAGCCGGCGTCCTCAATCTCGGCATCGAGGGCATCATGACCTTCGGCGCGATGATCGGCTGGCTCTCGGTTTATCATGGCGCGGACCTGTGGACCGGCCTCCTTGTCGCAGCGATCGCCGGCGGTATTTTCGGGCTTTTGCATTCGGTACTGACGGTCACGCTTGGCCTGTCGCAGCATGTCTCTGGCCTCGGCGTCACGCTTTTCGCATCCAGCTTCAGTTATTATGTCTTCCGGCTAATCGTGCCGGTTGCCGGAACGCCGCCAACTATCACGCCGTTCCAACCGATCGCCATTCCAGGGCTTTCCACCCTGCCCTTCATCGGTCCCGCGCTTTTCACACAGACGGCGCCAACCTATCTGGCGATCCTGGTCGCGCTCGTCATGGCCTATCTCATCTTCCGCACGCCGATCGGGCTTGCTATCCGCATGACCGGCGAAAATCCACATGCAGCGGAGGCTCAGGGCCTCAATCCGATGAGGATCCGCTATGGTGCCATCATTGCGGGCAGCGCCCTGATGGGCATGGGCGGCGCCTTCCTGACCTTGTCGGCCTTCAACAGCTTCTTTCCGACCATGGTGCAGGGCCGCGGCTGGATCTGCATCGCGCTCGTCGTCTTTTCATCCTGGCGGCCGGGCCGAGCGCTGTTCGGCGCCCTGCTCTTCGCCTTCTTCGACGCTTTCCAACTGCGCCTGCAGACCGCAGTCCAGGGCGTGCCCTATCAGATCTTCCTGATGACGCCATATATTCTGTCCATTGTCGCCCTTGCCATCATGAGCAGGCGAGCGCGCGTGCCGCAGGCGCTGATGCAACCCTATCGCCGTGGCGAGAGATAA
- a CDS encoding ABC transporter permease, with the protein MRFERREHRPIHMMILAPLLAIVAALALAGILIAIAGAPVLEAYRRILLGAFGSRLSATETLTRATPLILTGLAAAVAFRARLWNIGAEGQFYFGAIAVAAFGSKMLAGVPGPILIPLLMVIGAIAGMILILVPLWLRLRFSVDEVVTSLILNFIAVLFVSMLIDGVLKDPTAFGWPQSQALVDHAMLPKLIARSRLHIGFVIAIVIAAIVYFVQSRTVFGMQSRAAGLNPSGAVFAGVRLGSTLVKVACLSGGLAGLAGAIEVMGVKGYVTTDLSPGFGYAGIVVAMLANLNPLGVVLAAIFTATMFVGADGMSRSLGIPTYIADVTVALSLLTMLIALFFTQYRIRR; encoded by the coding sequence ATGCGGTTTGAACGGCGCGAACACCGCCCAATCCACATGATGATCCTTGCCCCTCTGCTCGCGATCGTCGCAGCGCTCGCCTTAGCCGGCATCCTGATTGCGATTGCGGGCGCTCCGGTCCTGGAAGCCTACCGCAGAATCCTTTTGGGCGCCTTCGGTTCTCGGCTCTCGGCCACGGAGACGCTGACCCGCGCGACGCCGTTGATTTTGACGGGGCTCGCCGCCGCAGTCGCTTTTCGCGCCCGCCTCTGGAACATCGGCGCCGAAGGGCAATTCTATTTCGGCGCCATCGCCGTTGCAGCCTTCGGGTCGAAGATGCTCGCCGGAGTACCCGGACCTATCCTCATCCCGCTCCTGATGGTGATCGGCGCCATTGCCGGCATGATCCTGATCCTGGTGCCTTTATGGCTGCGACTTCGCTTCTCCGTCGATGAAGTCGTGACGAGCCTCATTTTGAATTTCATCGCCGTTCTCTTCGTCTCCATGCTGATCGACGGCGTGCTGAAAGACCCGACGGCATTCGGCTGGCCGCAGTCCCAGGCTCTTGTCGACCACGCCATGCTGCCAAAGCTGATCGCGCGCTCGCGCCTCCATATCGGTTTTGTGATTGCGATTGTCATTGCAGCGATCGTCTATTTCGTCCAGTCGCGCACCGTTTTCGGCATGCAATCGCGGGCGGCCGGCCTCAACCCGTCGGGCGCCGTCTTTGCAGGGGTTCGCCTCGGCTCGACCCTCGTCAAGGTCGCCTGTCTTTCGGGCGGACTTGCAGGCCTTGCCGGCGCGATCGAAGTGATGGGCGTCAAAGGCTATGTCACTACCGATCTGTCGCCCGGCTTCGGCTATGCCGGCATCGTCGTTGCGATGCTTGCAAACCTCAACCCGCTTGGGGTGGTGCTTGCGGCGATCTTCACCGCGACCATGTTCGTCGGCGCTGACGGCATGAGCCGCAGCCTCGGCATTCCCACCTATATCGCCGACGTCACGGTCGCCCTGTCGCTGCTGACCATGCTGATCGCCTTGTTCTTTACGCAGTACAGGATCCGCCGATGA
- a CDS encoding ABC transporter ATP-binding protein: MTAPVLTIEGVSKRFGSTIANDNISLTLAKGEIVALLGENGAGKTTLMSILFGHYVPDTGRILVDDAELPPGKPRAAIRAGVGMVHQHFSLAPNLTVLENVMTGTEQLWSLRSQTMAARKKLLSISERFGLKVDPDARLGDLSVGEQQRVEILKALYNDARILILDEPTAVLTQIEAEKLFSTLKQMAAQGLSLIFISHKLDEVMATADRIIVLRGGKVAAERRAAETSKSELAELMVGHRVTRPTREAATPGEIALEARDITVKIGGVERLKHVSFHLHAGEVLGIIGVSGNGQATLGQILSGTLARSSGELLLFGESVGDLDVAAVIDAGIGRIPEDRNRDGAIGEMAIWENAVLERLSSYSKHGLVDRSAGMAFAQKIIETFDVRGGNAASRIRLLSGGNMQKLILGRNLYDRPRILIAAQPARGLDEGAVAAVHGRILEARRQGTAVLLISEDLDEVIALADRIQAIVGGRLSAPVDAGEADARLLGLMMAGEWKEKSGADNAV, translated from the coding sequence ATGACCGCACCCGTTCTCACCATCGAAGGCGTCAGCAAGCGTTTCGGCAGCACCATTGCCAACGACAATATTTCCCTCACCTTGGCGAAAGGCGAGATCGTCGCTCTGCTCGGCGAAAACGGCGCCGGCAAGACAACGCTGATGAGCATCCTTTTCGGCCACTATGTGCCTGACACCGGGCGCATCCTTGTCGATGATGCGGAATTGCCGCCGGGCAAGCCACGCGCCGCGATCCGGGCCGGTGTCGGCATGGTCCACCAGCACTTCTCGCTGGCGCCCAATCTGACCGTGCTGGAAAACGTCATGACCGGCACGGAACAGCTCTGGTCGCTCAGATCTCAAACGATGGCAGCCCGCAAGAAATTGCTATCGATCTCCGAGCGCTTCGGCCTGAAGGTCGATCCCGATGCACGCCTCGGCGACCTTTCGGTCGGCGAGCAGCAGCGGGTGGAAATATTGAAAGCGCTCTACAATGATGCCCGCATCCTGATCCTCGACGAGCCGACCGCAGTTCTGACGCAGATCGAAGCGGAGAAGCTGTTCTCGACGCTGAAGCAGATGGCGGCACAGGGCCTGTCTCTGATCTTCATCTCCCACAAGCTCGATGAGGTCATGGCCACGGCCGACCGCATCATCGTCCTGCGCGGCGGCAAGGTCGCCGCCGAGCGGCGGGCGGCCGAAACCAGCAAATCCGAGCTTGCCGAGCTCATGGTCGGCCATCGCGTGACGCGCCCGACCCGCGAAGCGGCAACGCCAGGTGAAATTGCGCTGGAAGCTCGCGATATCACCGTGAAAATTGGCGGTGTCGAGCGATTGAAACATGTGAGCTTTCATCTGCATGCCGGTGAGGTTCTCGGCATCATCGGCGTATCCGGCAACGGCCAGGCGACTTTGGGCCAGATCCTATCGGGCACGCTCGCCCGTTCATCCGGCGAGCTTCTATTGTTCGGAGAATCTGTCGGCGATCTCGACGTCGCCGCGGTCATCGATGCAGGCATCGGGCGCATTCCGGAAGACCGAAACCGCGATGGCGCGATTGGCGAAATGGCGATCTGGGAAAATGCCGTGCTGGAGCGCCTGTCCTCCTATTCGAAGCACGGCCTGGTCGACCGCAGCGCCGGCATGGCCTTTGCGCAGAAGATCATCGAAACGTTCGATGTGCGCGGCGGCAATGCAGCAAGCCGCATCCGGCTGCTATCCGGTGGCAACATGCAAAAGCTGATCCTTGGCCGCAATCTTTACGACCGCCCGCGCATCCTCATCGCTGCCCAGCCCGCACGAGGACTGGACGAAGGAGCGGTTGCCGCCGTTCACGGGCGCATTCTGGAAGCCCGTCGCCAGGGGACCGCCGTTCTGCTGATTTCGGAAGACCTGGACGAAGTCATTGCCTTGGCCGATCGCATCCAGGCGATCGTCGGCGGCCGCCTCTCCGCGCCGGTCGACGCTGGTGAAGCGGATGCACGCCTGCTGGGCCTGATGATGGCCGGAGAATGGAAAGAGAAGAGCGGAGCCGACAATGCGGTTTGA
- a CDS encoding amidase, translated as MSSSLFADATELAGAIKSGKLTCTDAMQAALAACAKHEALGAITYLNPETGLAAAQALDREASERPERFAQRAFAGAPTVAKDLGGPFPRLPVTAGSRLFSRVGKGSDSDLAARFRDAGLCAFGLTTSPEFGFSLASEPAIGPICRNPLDRNRTAGGSSGGAAAAVAAGIVAIAHATDAGGSIRVPAACCGLVGLKPTRGAVPAGPSFGNHLGGIASELAVTRSVRDTERIFEVVRGRTRGPFADIVQSPTKTAKLRVGLLTDAGQHYAIGPDRAQAVEAAAGFLEKRGNDLVSLTWEQMESAVQASARAFGDIISVNIAGLVDDLGLDILAAEPMTQAFIARGRAMTATRLWSSLNGAVQASRTLWDIFDAIDVIIMPMLATAPPPIGSFPTDHSDTELHLERMTAFAPFASLANISGFPALTLPFGEDADGLPLPIQMMAPMGEEALLLRLAAELEAEQRWQHRFPIAGFPA; from the coding sequence ATGAGCAGCTCGTTATTCGCCGACGCCACTGAGCTGGCCGGCGCCATCAAATCCGGCAAGCTCACTTGCACGGATGCCATGCAGGCGGCTCTAGCCGCCTGCGCCAAGCACGAAGCGCTTGGCGCAATCACCTATCTCAACCCCGAGACGGGACTTGCCGCCGCGCAAGCCCTGGATCGGGAGGCATCGGAACGCCCGGAGCGCTTTGCGCAACGCGCGTTTGCCGGCGCGCCGACCGTTGCCAAGGATCTCGGCGGCCCCTTTCCAAGGCTGCCGGTAACGGCGGGGTCGCGCCTGTTCAGCCGTGTCGGTAAAGGTTCAGACAGCGATCTGGCAGCCCGTTTCCGCGACGCCGGCCTCTGCGCCTTCGGCTTGACTACCAGCCCGGAATTCGGCTTCTCGCTCGCATCGGAGCCGGCAATCGGTCCGATCTGTCGAAATCCATTGGATCGAAACAGGACCGCCGGAGGCTCCTCGGGCGGTGCCGCCGCCGCAGTCGCGGCCGGCATCGTGGCGATCGCGCATGCGACGGATGCTGGCGGCTCGATCCGCGTGCCGGCCGCCTGTTGCGGCCTCGTGGGATTGAAGCCGACGCGCGGCGCCGTGCCCGCCGGCCCCTCCTTCGGAAATCATCTCGGCGGCATCGCCAGCGAGCTCGCCGTCACCCGCTCCGTGCGCGATACCGAGCGGATCTTCGAGGTCGTGCGAGGTCGAACAAGAGGACCGTTCGCGGATATCGTCCAATCCCCGACCAAGACGGCTAAGCTGCGCGTTGGACTTTTGACGGACGCCGGACAGCACTACGCGATCGGACCAGACCGGGCGCAAGCCGTTGAAGCCGCGGCCGGCTTTCTGGAGAAGCGTGGAAACGATCTGGTTTCCCTCACCTGGGAGCAGATGGAAAGTGCCGTTCAGGCGAGCGCCCGCGCCTTTGGCGATATCATTTCCGTCAATATCGCCGGCTTGGTCGACGATCTCGGACTGGATATTCTTGCGGCCGAGCCGATGACACAGGCATTCATTGCACGCGGACGCGCGATGACAGCGACGAGGCTCTGGAGTTCGCTCAACGGAGCCGTTCAGGCAAGCCGCACTCTCTGGGATATTTTCGACGCGATAGACGTCATCATTATGCCGATGCTGGCGACGGCGCCCCCACCCATCGGATCCTTTCCGACCGATCATTCCGACACGGAATTGCACCTCGAGCGCATGACGGCTTTTGCCCCCTTTGCATCTCTGGCCAATATTTCCGGCTTTCCGGCACTGACGCTGCCCTTCGGCGAAGATGCCGACGGATTGCCCTTGCCGATCCAGATGATGGCGCCGATGGGTGAAGAAGCCTTGCTGCTTCGCCTTGCGGCCGAACTGGAAGCAGAGCAACGTTGGCAGCACCGCTTTCCGATTGCAGGATTTCCGGCATGA
- a CDS encoding BMP family protein yields MTNEIMISRRAIIASGIALGVSALAPAARAAAPLKVAGIHASPVENAWNSCLHKALQDAAKEGVIEYVFSEGVSGTDYPRAMREYAEQGNKLIIGEAYAVEKEARQVAADYPDTAFVLGSSGEAAGSNFGVFGTWNYDGAYLAGMLAGKMTKSNVVGSVGAIPIPEVNMLINAFAAGVKAVNPDCKHLVSFIGTFFDPPKAREAGLAQIDAGADVLFGERIGTADAAKERHIKSVGSLIDYTPRYPDTVFANAMWYFRPILNAAIADVAAGKPVGRSYTAYGLMKEGGSDIVYVKGVAPAEAEAAMEKVRADIKAGTFEVPKVMDQPK; encoded by the coding sequence AATCATGATATCACGCCGCGCTATCATTGCGTCCGGCATCGCTCTCGGTGTCAGTGCGCTGGCGCCAGCCGCTCGCGCTGCTGCGCCGCTCAAGGTGGCGGGCATACACGCCTCGCCGGTGGAAAACGCCTGGAATTCCTGTCTTCACAAGGCGCTGCAGGACGCAGCCAAGGAAGGCGTCATCGAATATGTCTTTTCCGAGGGTGTTTCCGGCACCGACTATCCGCGCGCCATGCGCGAATATGCCGAACAGGGTAACAAGCTGATCATCGGCGAGGCCTATGCCGTGGAGAAGGAAGCACGTCAGGTCGCCGCCGATTACCCGGATACCGCCTTCGTTCTCGGCTCGAGCGGCGAGGCTGCCGGCAGCAATTTCGGTGTCTTCGGCACCTGGAACTATGACGGCGCCTATCTCGCCGGCATGCTGGCAGGCAAGATGACCAAGTCGAACGTCGTCGGCTCGGTCGGCGCCATCCCGATCCCCGAAGTCAACATGCTGATTAATGCCTTTGCTGCAGGCGTCAAAGCGGTCAATCCCGACTGCAAGCACCTCGTCTCCTTCATCGGCACCTTCTTCGATCCACCGAAGGCGCGTGAAGCAGGTCTCGCACAGATCGACGCTGGCGCCGACGTTCTCTTTGGTGAGCGCATCGGCACGGCGGACGCCGCCAAGGAGCGCCATATCAAGTCCGTGGGATCGCTGATCGACTACACACCGCGCTATCCGGATACCGTTTTTGCCAATGCCATGTGGTACTTCCGCCCCATTCTCAATGCGGCGATCGCCGATGTTGCCGCCGGCAAGCCGGTCGGCCGCAGCTACACGGCTTATGGCCTGATGAAGGAAGGCGGCAGCGACATCGTCTATGTGAAGGGCGTTGCCCCCGCAGAAGCGGAAGCTGCGATGGAGAAGGTTCGTGCCGACATCAAGGCCGGCACCTTCGAAGTGCCGAAGGTTATGGATCAGCCGAAGTAA